One Lactobacillus sp. ESL0785 DNA window includes the following coding sequences:
- the atpB gene encoding F0F1 ATP synthase subunit A, translated as MEKSFVFKFLGLNFDLTGIIGSTLMAAVVLFVCIWLSRKVEMKPNKKQNVLEALLDFTNNIVKDNVGDVDAQRHLSLYAFVLFLFIWFMNMLGLFLEVKAGDYMFVKSPTADPVTTMSFAMMTLLLSFTFGMQKFGVGGYWRNYAAPVSFLFPINMIEEITNFLTLSLRLYGNIYAGEVLLTLIGNSLAPSFGISTLILAAPLAMIWQGFSVFIGSIQAYVFVTLSMVYIGKKVTKE; from the coding sequence ATGGAGAAATCATTTGTTTTTAAATTCTTGGGCTTAAACTTTGATCTTACAGGGATCATTGGCTCAACTTTAATGGCAGCCGTGGTTTTATTTGTCTGCATTTGGCTTTCACGTAAAGTTGAAATGAAACCTAACAAAAAGCAAAATGTCCTTGAAGCTCTACTTGACTTCACTAATAACATTGTTAAAGATAATGTTGGGGATGTCGATGCGCAGAGACATTTGTCATTGTATGCTTTCGTTTTGTTTCTCTTTATCTGGTTTATGAACATGCTTGGCTTGTTCCTAGAAGTCAAAGCTGGCGACTATATGTTTGTTAAGTCGCCAACAGCCGACCCAGTGACGACAATGTCGTTTGCAATGATGACCTTGCTTCTATCATTCACGTTTGGAATGCAAAAATTTGGCGTTGGTGGTTATTGGCGCAACTATGCTGCACCAGTTAGCTTTTTGTTCCCCATTAATATGATTGAGGAAATCACCAACTTTTTGACGCTATCTTTGCGTTTATATGGGAATATCTATGCTGGTGAAGTTTTGTTAACACTAATTGGAAATAGTTTAGCTCCAAGCTTTGGTATTTCAACGTTAATCTTAGCTGCGCCACTTGCAATGATTTGGCAAGGTTTCTCTGTCTTCATTGGCTCTATCCAGGCATATGTTTTCGTAACTTTATCAATGGTATACATTGGCAAAAAAGTTACAAAAGAATAA
- the atpE gene encoding F0F1 ATP synthase subunit C, giving the protein MSQAFKYIAAAVAAGLAALAASWGNGKVITKTIESMARQPESAGNLRSTMFIGVGLIEAVPILAIVIAFLILFL; this is encoded by the coding sequence ATGTCACAAGCTTTTAAATATATCGCTGCAGCAGTTGCAGCTGGACTTGCTGCTTTAGCTGCTTCATGGGGTAACGGTAAGGTTATTACCAAGACCATTGAGAGTATGGCTCGTCAACCAGAAAGTGCTGGTAACTTGAGATCAACAATGTTTATTGGTGTTGGTTTGATTGAAGCCGTACCAATCTTGGCAATTGTTATTGCGTTCCTGATTCTCTTCCTTTAA
- the atpF gene encoding F0F1 ATP synthase subunit B has product MTFQTLFAASGHIYLGNTLWYLIVFAILLVLVKHYAWGPVSEMMEKRRQKVIEDLDSAASDRKKAEVLANEREAALKNSRQEATQILSEAKTNAQKTSSKIVASANDDAASIHEKAKADAAQAKTDALNEARGQVADISVAIAEKVIAKNLSADDQKELVNQFIKGLNE; this is encoded by the coding sequence ATGACATTTCAAACTTTATTTGCAGCCTCAGGTCATATTTACCTTGGTAATACTCTTTGGTATTTAATTGTTTTTGCAATTTTGCTCGTTCTGGTTAAGCATTATGCTTGGGGACCAGTTTCCGAAATGATGGAAAAACGGCGCCAAAAGGTAATTGAGGACTTAGATTCAGCTGCAAGTGATCGTAAAAAAGCTGAAGTTTTGGCGAATGAACGTGAAGCTGCCTTGAAGAATTCAAGACAAGAGGCAACTCAGATTCTCTCTGAAGCAAAGACTAACGCGCAAAAGACGAGTAGTAAAATTGTGGCTAGTGCTAACGATGATGCTGCTTCAATTCATGAAAAGGCTAAGGCTGATGCTGCACAAGCAAAGACTGATGCTTTGAATGAGGCGCGTGGTCAAGTCGCAGATATTTCAGTTGCAATTGCAGAAAAAGTAATTGCTAAGAACTTATCTGCTGATGACCAGAAAGAGTTAGTCAATCAATTCATTAAGGGGCTGAATGAATAA
- the atpH gene encoding ATP synthase F1 subunit delta, whose amino-acid sequence MALSREEIAARYGGALFGYAQDTNSLVAVHADLQELAQAVSANPQILNVFSDPIFNSIEKKKSLSVIEQGLTAEVQNFLNFLLDYNRFNDLLDIIDRFNDLYDEANKITSGTATTAVKLDDAQLTALSRSYAQKYGLKDVRLENQVDKDILGGVILQIGDRLIDGSVKNKLKKIRVQLINKD is encoded by the coding sequence ATGGCCTTAAGTAGAGAAGAAATAGCTGCACGTTATGGAGGTGCACTGTTTGGCTATGCACAGGACACGAATTCTTTGGTTGCTGTTCATGCGGATTTACAAGAATTGGCACAAGCTGTTTCCGCTAATCCGCAAATCTTAAACGTTTTTAGTGATCCGATTTTCAATAGTATTGAAAAGAAAAAGTCACTTTCTGTAATTGAGCAAGGCTTAACAGCAGAAGTACAAAATTTTTTGAATTTTCTATTGGACTACAATCGCTTTAACGATTTGCTTGATATCATTGATCGGTTTAATGATTTGTATGATGAAGCAAATAAGATTACATCTGGTACTGCAACTACTGCAGTTAAGTTGGATGATGCGCAGCTAACAGCTTTGAGCCGTTCATATGCGCAAAAGTACGGCCTAAAAGATGTTCGCCTTGAAAATCAGGTGGATAAGGATATTTTAGGTGGTGTCATTTTGCAGATCGGTGATCGGTTAATTGACGGTTCCGTTAAAAATAAGCTGAAAAAGATTCGCGTTCAGTTAATTAATAAAGATTAA
- the atpA gene encoding F0F1 ATP synthase subunit alpha, with amino-acid sequence MSIKAEEISSLIKQQLEHYDDKLDIDEVGVVTYIGDGIARAHGLNNVLANELLKFDNGSYGIAQNLEANDVGIIILGSFDNIREGDQVKRTGQIMRVPVGKELIGRVVNPLGQPVDGLGDIKTDKTRPIESTAPGVMERQSVNQPLQTGIKAIDALVPIGRGQRELIIGDRKTGKTSLAVDTILNQKGQDVICIYVFIGQKESTVRTEVETLKRFGAMDYTIVVEAGPSEPAPMLYIAPYAGTAMGEEFMYNGKDVLIVFDDLSKQAVAYRELSLLLRRPPGREAYPGDVFYLHSRLLERSAKLSDELGGGSMTALPFIQTEAGDISAYIPTNVISITDGQIFLQSDLFFAGTRPAIDAGNSVSRVGGSAQIKAMKKVAGTLRTDLAAFHELESFAQFGSDLDQATQAKLNRGRRIVEVLKQPLHAPIPVEKQVVILYALTHGYLDSVPVEDIARFEKELYDNFDSSQADLLKQIRETGELPDEKELQAAISKFADSFSPSNK; translated from the coding sequence TTGAGCATTAAAGCAGAAGAAATTAGCTCTTTAATCAAGCAGCAACTTGAACACTATGATGACAAACTCGATATTGATGAAGTCGGAGTTGTCACATACATAGGTGATGGTATCGCCCGAGCTCACGGACTAAACAATGTTTTGGCTAATGAGCTGTTAAAATTTGACAATGGTTCTTATGGGATTGCGCAAAACCTTGAAGCTAATGATGTTGGTATCATTATTTTGGGTAGTTTTGACAATATTCGTGAAGGTGACCAAGTTAAAAGAACTGGTCAAATCATGCGTGTGCCAGTTGGTAAGGAATTAATTGGTCGGGTAGTTAACCCATTGGGTCAACCAGTTGATGGCTTAGGTGACATCAAGACTGATAAAACACGTCCAATTGAATCAACTGCTCCTGGTGTTATGGAGCGGCAATCAGTTAATCAACCATTGCAAACAGGGATTAAGGCGATTGATGCGTTGGTACCAATCGGTCGAGGTCAGCGTGAGTTAATTATTGGTGACCGTAAAACCGGTAAGACAAGTTTAGCGGTTGATACAATTTTGAATCAAAAGGGACAGGATGTTATTTGTATCTATGTCTTCATTGGTCAAAAAGAATCAACTGTTAGAACTGAAGTAGAAACATTGAAACGCTTTGGCGCAATGGATTATACGATTGTTGTTGAAGCTGGACCTAGTGAACCAGCACCGATGCTCTATATTGCACCGTATGCTGGTACAGCGATGGGCGAGGAATTTATGTACAATGGCAAGGATGTTTTGATTGTCTTTGATGACCTATCTAAGCAAGCCGTTGCTTATCGTGAACTTTCCTTGCTTCTCCGTCGTCCGCCTGGTCGTGAAGCTTATCCTGGTGATGTTTTCTACTTGCATTCACGTTTACTAGAGCGTAGTGCTAAGTTGAGCGATGAACTTGGTGGCGGTTCAATGACGGCTTTACCGTTTATTCAGACTGAGGCCGGTGATATTTCAGCGTATATTCCAACCAACGTAATTTCAATTACGGATGGGCAGATTTTCTTACAAAGTGATTTATTCTTTGCTGGAACTCGTCCTGCCATTGATGCCGGTAATTCGGTTTCTCGTGTTGGTGGTAGTGCACAGATTAAAGCAATGAAAAAGGTAGCCGGTACTTTGCGTACTGATTTGGCTGCCTTCCATGAGTTGGAAAGTTTTGCGCAGTTTGGTAGTGATTTAGATCAAGCTACTCAAGCTAAATTGAATCGTGGTCGGCGCATTGTTGAAGTTTTGAAACAACCTTTGCATGCCCCAATTCCAGTTGAAAAGCAAGTTGTAATCCTGTATGCCTTAACACATGGTTATTTGGATTCTGTCCCAGTTGAAGATATTGCTCGGTTTGAAAAGGAATTGTACGACAACTTCGACAGTTCTCAAGCAGACTTATTAAAGCAGATTCGTGAAACTGGTGAATTACCAGATGAGAAAGAATTACAAGCTGCAATTAGCAAATTCGCTGATAGTTTTTCACCAAGTAATAAATAG
- a CDS encoding F0F1 ATP synthase subunit gamma, with amino-acid sequence MPASLLELKKKIASVKQTGKITEAMHMVSASKLNQTEKRDKGYTIYNDHVRQTLSRLMSAQVVSHLHQENVNADEDNISKIDYENVFGLGIVSDMVQERKEVKSTGYLVITGDRGLVGSYNSSVIKNMMGLVEDSKAENKDIKILAVGSVGAEFFKKNNLNVVYENDAITDVPTFDEVLPIVSTAIKMYLNGVYDELYVCYTHHINSLSSAFRVEKMLPVVDIDIGIKEAEAHKDLEYDIKPDINTVLSTLVPQYARSTIYGAILDAKTAEHASSMTAMQSATDNVNDLVSNLTTKLNRARQAEITTEITEIVSGAEALK; translated from the coding sequence ATGCCTGCATCTTTACTTGAGTTGAAGAAAAAAATTGCTTCAGTTAAGCAAACTGGTAAAATTACGGAAGCCATGCATATGGTTTCTGCATCAAAGTTAAATCAAACTGAAAAACGTGATAAAGGTTATACTATTTATAACGATCATGTGCGGCAAACTTTGTCGCGTTTGATGAGTGCACAAGTTGTTAGTCATTTGCATCAAGAAAATGTTAACGCTGACGAAGACAACATTAGTAAAATTGATTATGAGAATGTTTTTGGCTTAGGAATTGTTTCCGATATGGTACAAGAACGCAAGGAAGTCAAGTCAACTGGCTATTTAGTGATAACTGGTGACCGTGGCCTTGTTGGTTCTTATAATAGTTCTGTAATTAAGAATATGATGGGTCTGGTTGAAGACTCTAAAGCTGAAAATAAAGACATTAAAATTTTGGCTGTTGGGTCAGTTGGTGCTGAATTTTTCAAAAAGAACAATTTAAATGTTGTTTATGAAAATGATGCAATAACTGATGTACCAACGTTTGATGAGGTTTTACCGATTGTATCAACTGCGATTAAGATGTATTTGAATGGTGTTTATGATGAGTTGTATGTTTGCTACACCCACCACATTAATTCATTGTCATCTGCATTTCGGGTTGAGAAGATGCTCCCTGTTGTTGATATTGATATCGGCATCAAGGAAGCTGAAGCACATAAAGATTTAGAATATGATATCAAGCCGGATATTAACACGGTTTTGTCAACTTTGGTTCCACAATATGCGCGTTCAACAATTTACGGTGCTATTTTGGATGCTAAGACTGCTGAGCATGCCAGTTCAATGACGGCGATGCAGAGTGCAACCGATAATGTTAATGACTTGGTTTCTAATTTAACTACTAAATTAAACCGTGCAAGACAAGCTGAAATCACTACTGAAATTACTGAAATTGTCAGTGGTGCTGAGGCTTTGAAATAA
- the atpD gene encoding F0F1 ATP synthase subunit beta has translation MSEGEVVQVIGPVVDVKFPLDKNLPDINNALRVVISDDTSVVLEVTLELGDGVLRTIAMESTNGLRRGMKVEDTGGPISVPVGNDTLGRVFNVLGNPIDNGPEFSKDHPRNSIHREAPKYSELTTSQEILETGIKVIDLLEPYIRGGKVGLFGGAGVGKTTIIQELIHNIAQEHGGISVFTGVGERTREGNDLYFEMKASGVLSKTAMVFGQMNEPPGARMRVALTGLTLAEYFRDVEGQDVLLFIDNIFRFTQAGSEVSALLGRMPSAVGYQPTLATEMGQLQERITSTTKGSITSIQAVYVPADDYTDPAPATTFAHLDATTNLERSLVEQGIYPAVDPLESTSSALDPEIVGKEHYEVATGVQHILQRYHELQDIISVLGMDELSDEEKVIVSRARKIQFFLSQNFFVAEQFTGVPGSYVPIKDTIKGFKMILDGHLDDLPEDAFRSVGPIEDVLKKAQQMGVTASDPEAKALLEK, from the coding sequence TTGAGTGAAGGTGAAGTTGTTCAAGTAATCGGCCCAGTTGTCGATGTTAAATTTCCACTTGATAAAAACCTACCTGATATTAACAACGCTTTGCGTGTAGTCATATCAGATGACACTTCTGTTGTCCTTGAAGTTACACTGGAGCTTGGCGATGGTGTCTTAAGAACAATTGCCATGGAATCTACTAATGGTCTCAGGCGCGGAATGAAGGTCGAAGACACTGGTGGTCCTATTTCCGTACCGGTTGGTAATGATACTTTAGGTCGTGTATTTAATGTTTTAGGTAACCCAATTGATAATGGTCCTGAATTTAGTAAGGATCATCCTCGTAATAGTATTCATCGGGAAGCTCCTAAGTATTCTGAATTGACCACTAGTCAAGAAATTCTTGAAACAGGAATTAAAGTTATTGACTTACTTGAACCTTATATTCGAGGTGGTAAAGTTGGTCTGTTTGGTGGTGCCGGTGTTGGTAAAACCACGATTATTCAGGAATTAATTCATAACATCGCGCAAGAACACGGCGGTATTTCCGTCTTTACTGGTGTTGGTGAAAGAACTCGTGAAGGTAACGACCTTTACTTTGAAATGAAGGCTTCAGGTGTTTTGAGTAAAACCGCCATGGTCTTTGGTCAGATGAATGAGCCCCCTGGTGCCAGAATGCGGGTTGCTTTAACTGGTTTGACTTTGGCTGAATACTTTAGAGATGTTGAAGGGCAAGATGTTTTGCTCTTTATTGATAACATTTTCCGGTTTACTCAGGCTGGTTCAGAAGTTTCTGCCTTGTTAGGTCGGATGCCTAGTGCTGTTGGTTATCAGCCAACATTAGCTACAGAAATGGGTCAATTGCAAGAAAGAATTACTTCGACTACGAAGGGTTCGATTACTTCAATTCAGGCTGTTTATGTGCCAGCTGATGACTATACTGACCCAGCGCCAGCAACGACTTTTGCTCACCTTGATGCTACGACCAACTTGGAACGTAGTTTAGTTGAGCAAGGTATTTATCCAGCGGTTGACCCACTTGAGTCAACATCCAGTGCTTTGGACCCAGAAATCGTTGGCAAGGAACATTATGAAGTTGCTACTGGTGTACAACATATTTTGCAACGTTACCACGAATTACAGGATATTATTTCTGTTTTGGGAATGGACGAATTATCTGATGAAGAAAAAGTGATCGTTAGTCGGGCACGGAAGATCCAATTCTTCTTGTCACAAAACTTCTTTGTTGCTGAACAATTTACGGGCGTTCCTGGTTCTTATGTTCCAATTAAAGATACGATCAAAGGTTTCAAGATGATTTTAGACGGTCACCTTGATGATCTTCCTGAAGATGCTTTCCGTAGTGTTGGCCCAATTGAAGACGTTTTGAAAAAGGCGCAACAGATGGGTGTTACTGCTAGCGATCCAGAAGCTAAAGCATTATTAGAAAAGTAG
- a CDS encoding F0F1 ATP synthase subunit epsilon: MADPEKLFLVNVVTPDGVIYSHHASIIEMRAIDGQRSVMYNHLPILTPLTIGEIKVKRSQELDQAVNHIAVSGGYFEFSDNVATVIADSAERSQNIDVSRAQAARERAQKHMEEAKAKHDQRSLERAQVALRRAVNRISVYNSDN; encoded by the coding sequence ATGGCTGATCCAGAAAAACTTTTTTTAGTAAATGTTGTTACTCCTGATGGCGTGATCTATTCACATCATGCCAGTATTATTGAAATGCGGGCAATTGATGGGCAGCGTTCAGTGATGTATAATCACTTGCCAATTTTAACGCCGTTGACAATTGGTGAAATTAAAGTCAAGCGCAGTCAAGAATTAGATCAGGCTGTTAATCATATTGCTGTTAGTGGTGGTTATTTTGAATTTTCTGATAACGTTGCAACAGTAATTGCTGACAGTGCTGAGCGATCTCAAAATATTGATGTTTCACGGGCACAAGCTGCTCGTGAACGAGCTCAAAAGCATATGGAAGAAGCAAAGGCTAAGCATGACCAACGTTCATTAGAAAGAGCTCAGGTTGCATTAAGACGGGCTGTAAACCGAATCAGTGTTTACAACTCGGATAATTAG
- a CDS encoding DUF1146 family protein — protein sequence MFQLGVHALISIVIYLITIGLSFQIMKSIRIEKIIRKGRTFEAQLLLIFAAIGLGFLVGNFFITLIDTSLQLSNFF from the coding sequence ATGTTTCAACTTGGTGTCCATGCTTTAATTAGTATTGTAATTTATTTGATTACGATTGGCTTATCTTTTCAAATAATGAAAAGTATTAGAATTGAAAAAATTATCAGAAAAGGTAGGACGTTTGAAGCACAGTTGTTGTTGATTTTTGCAGCAATTGGTCTTGGTTTTTTGGTTGGGAATTTCTTTATCACCTTAATCGATACATCGTTGCAGTTAAGCAATTTCTTTTAA
- a CDS encoding rod shape-determining protein, which produces MARDIGIDLGTANVLINVSGKGIVLNEPSVVAVNTGTNKVVAVGTEAYKMVGRTPGNIRVIRPLKNGVIADFDITEAMLSYFIEKLNVKGFMSKPNILICAPTGVTSIEQKAIIQAAEKSGGGKVYLDFEPKVAAVGAGLDIFKPQGNIVIDIGGGTTDIAVLSMGEIVTSQSLRYAGDRMNQAVIAYIKNKHNLLIGSRTAEQIKIEIGSAFEPDKEQSITVRGRDVVDGLPKQATVTAPEIQEALHDGLMTIIAATKEVLEKTPPELSADIIDRGIMLTGGGALLKNIDKLISYYLKVPVLTADHPLEAVALGTGTLLKNIEKHQRH; this is translated from the coding sequence GTGGCACGAGATATAGGAATTGATTTAGGGACAGCAAACGTGCTCATTAACGTCTCCGGTAAAGGAATCGTGTTAAATGAGCCATCAGTAGTTGCTGTCAATACAGGTACAAATAAAGTAGTGGCGGTTGGAACCGAAGCATATAAGATGGTCGGCCGCACACCCGGTAATATTCGGGTTATCCGTCCTCTAAAAAACGGCGTAATTGCTGATTTTGATATTACGGAAGCAATGCTGTCGTATTTTATTGAAAAGCTGAATGTTAAAGGTTTTATGTCTAAGCCCAATATTTTGATTTGTGCGCCAACAGGTGTCACTTCAATTGAGCAAAAGGCAATTATTCAAGCAGCAGAAAAATCTGGCGGTGGCAAGGTTTACCTTGATTTTGAGCCCAAAGTTGCTGCTGTTGGTGCAGGACTAGACATTTTTAAGCCGCAAGGTAATATTGTAATTGATATTGGTGGTGGTACGACAGATATTGCTGTGCTGTCAATGGGTGAAATTGTTACTAGCCAATCTTTGCGTTATGCTGGTGACCGAATGAACCAAGCTGTGATTGCTTATATTAAAAATAAACATAACTTGCTAATTGGTTCGCGGACAGCTGAACAGATTAAAATTGAAATCGGTAGTGCCTTTGAGCCGGATAAAGAGCAGTCAATTACTGTTCGTGGGCGTGATGTTGTTGATGGACTACCGAAGCAGGCAACGGTTACAGCTCCCGAAATTCAGGAAGCTTTGCACGATGGTTTAATGACAATCATTGCAGCAACAAAGGAAGTCTTGGAAAAGACACCGCCTGAATTATCGGCTGATATTATTGATCGCGGCATTATGTTAACCGGTGGTGGGGCTTTGCTTAAGAATATTGATAAGCTAATATCATATTACCTGAAGGTTCCAGTTTTAACAGCTGATCATCCACTTGAAGCCGTTGCTTTAGGTACTGGTACGTTGCTTAAAAATATTGAAAAACATCAACGTCATTAA
- the yidD gene encoding membrane protein insertion efficiency factor YidD has translation MRKILILLVKFYQNFISPVLPNSCRYYPTCSAYMIAALKKHGPILGLIMGICRILRCNPFVRGGVDPVPDRFTIFRNPHPEKYEDEIIARKFHPDVK, from the coding sequence TTGCGTAAAATTTTAATTTTGCTAGTTAAATTTTATCAGAACTTTATCTCGCCTGTATTGCCTAACAGTTGTCGATATTATCCAACTTGTTCAGCTTATATGATTGCGGCATTAAAAAAGCATGGTCCAATTTTAGGTTTAATCATGGGGATTTGCCGCATTTTGCGTTGTAATCCGTTTGTACGCGGTGGTGTTGATCCAGTTCCTGATCGCTTTACTATTTTTCGCAATCCTCATCCGGAAAAGTATGAGGATGAAATTATTGCACGCAAATTTCACCCGGACGTGAAATAG
- a CDS encoding DUF2969 domain-containing protein, which yields MSKKPENINIEINEVKGKEIPTWEVVIPNRKTIGLIEKTAGRYRATTMKTNNVLYAKSLESSINDLLSYFALHEK from the coding sequence ATGTCAAAAAAACCAGAAAATATTAATATTGAAATAAACGAAGTTAAAGGTAAAGAAATTCCAACTTGGGAAGTTGTTATTCCAAATAGGAAAACAATTGGTTTGATTGAAAAAACAGCTGGTCGTTATCGTGCAACTACGATGAAGACTAATAATGTTTTATATGCTAAAAGTTTAGAGAGTAGTATCAATGACTTACTTTCTTACTTTGCACTGCATGAAAAATAG
- a CDS encoding FtsW/RodA/SpoVE family cell cycle protein, producing MVKVENKTDLFDRIAWNVVIPVVLLAVVGLYSIYFAAIDDPSHMGSPVKAVAMQGLWYIISLAIVIFVMQFDAEQLFRIAPYIYACGILLLIAVLFFYNRGVAGDTGAKSWFKLGPISFQPSEVMKPAFILMLARVVHEHNQKLAHTIKNDWILIGKVVAWLLPIAILLKLQNDFGTMLVFIAIVGGVILVSGISWKIITPMFVAVFILAAGVIFMVTTPGGQAFLSHFFQAYQFKRIMSWLNPATDTSKGAYQLWQSMQAIGSGQLFGNGFGKLSVYVPVRGSDMVYSVIGESFGFVGSVAVILLYLYLIVQMVKITFETRNAFYSYVSTGVIMMILFHVFENVGMSIDLLPLTGIPLPFISQGGSALIGNMIGIGMILSMKFHNKDYMFSKAGDF from the coding sequence ATGGTAAAAGTAGAAAACAAGACAGATTTATTTGATCGGATTGCATGGAACGTTGTTATTCCCGTTGTTTTACTAGCAGTTGTTGGTCTGTATTCGATTTATTTTGCTGCAATTGATGATCCTAGTCATATGGGAAGTCCAGTTAAGGCAGTAGCAATGCAGGGATTATGGTATATTATTTCTCTTGCGATTGTGATTTTTGTCATGCAATTTGATGCGGAGCAGTTGTTTAGGATTGCACCGTATATCTATGCTTGTGGAATTTTGTTATTGATTGCGGTTTTGTTCTTCTATAACCGTGGCGTTGCTGGTGATACAGGTGCCAAAAGTTGGTTTAAGTTGGGCCCGATTTCGTTTCAACCTTCAGAAGTTATGAAACCCGCCTTTATTTTGATGCTGGCACGGGTTGTGCATGAGCATAACCAAAAATTGGCTCATACAATTAAAAATGATTGGATATTGATTGGTAAGGTTGTTGCATGGTTATTGCCAATTGCGATTTTACTAAAATTACAAAACGATTTTGGTACCATGCTTGTCTTTATTGCGATTGTTGGTGGTGTAATTTTAGTTTCTGGAATTTCGTGGAAAATTATCACACCAATGTTTGTGGCAGTTTTTATCTTGGCAGCAGGAGTAATCTTTATGGTAACAACACCTGGCGGTCAAGCATTTCTAAGTCATTTCTTTCAGGCATACCAGTTTAAACGGATTATGTCATGGTTAAATCCTGCAACTGACACTTCAAAAGGTGCTTACCAGTTATGGCAAAGTATGCAGGCAATTGGGTCAGGACAGTTATTTGGTAATGGCTTTGGTAAGTTAAGCGTTTATGTTCCGGTACGTGGTTCAGACATGGTCTATTCAGTTATTGGTGAATCTTTTGGCTTTGTTGGTAGTGTAGCTGTCATTTTACTTTATTTATATTTAATTGTTCAAATGGTAAAAATCACATTTGAAACTAGAAATGCTTTCTATTCCTATGTTTCAACAGGTGTTATTATGATGATTTTGTTCCATGTTTTTGAAAATGTGGGTATGAGTATTGATTTGTTGCCATTAACGGGAATTCCATTGCCGTTTATCTCACAAGGTGGGTCAGCTTTAATTGGTAACATGATCGGAATTGGAATGATTTTGTCAATGAAGTTCCACAATAAAGATTATATGTTTAGTAAGGCTGGCGACTTTTAA
- a CDS encoding universal stress protein: MKQYHHIQVAVDGSKEADLAFTKAIAAAKHNDATLEILHVIDTRSFQNVSSFDSEMVEQVSNDAKEKMEDYYNQAKQAGLTNVHYSIEFGSPKAIIAHDFPKKHQIDLIVVGATGLNAVERILIGSVTEYVTRTANCDILVCRIKENSSLTK; encoded by the coding sequence ATGAAACAATATCACCACATCCAAGTCGCTGTTGATGGTTCTAAAGAAGCAGATTTGGCTTTTACCAAGGCAATTGCTGCAGCTAAGCACAACGATGCAACTCTAGAGATTTTACATGTCATTGATACGCGTTCATTTCAGAACGTATCTAGCTTTGACTCCGAAATGGTTGAGCAGGTATCTAATGATGCCAAAGAAAAAATGGAAGATTACTATAATCAGGCTAAGCAAGCGGGTTTAACAAATGTCCACTACTCAATTGAATTTGGTTCACCAAAAGCAATTATCGCGCATGATTTTCCTAAAAAGCATCAGATTGACTTAATTGTCGTTGGTGCGACTGGTCTTAATGCCGTTGAACGAATTTTAATTGGTAGTGTTACAGAATATGTTACTAGAACTGCTAATTGCGATATTTTGGTCTGTCGGATAAAAGAAAATTCATCTTTGACTAAGTAA